In the genome of Candidatus Moraniibacteriota bacterium, one region contains:
- a CDS encoding glucosaminidase domain-containing protein, with the protein MPKIKPRFSMTFFRHSDQGHIFLAVILFLSLGVAVFLVSFGKQVSDEVASMRFPKSFFELKLRALVFGYPMRRMVPSLLEQDRKVAVFLVAIAKKESNWGVNAPWKDGRDCFNYWGYRGPENATDSGYSCFSSPQEAVSVVGLRLRTLIADQGLDTPRELIVWKRGFLSSPLDASEEKWVSDVSYYAGKFSR; encoded by the coding sequence GTGCCAAAAATAAAACCTCGCTTCTCGATGACATTTTTCCGACACTCTGATCAAGGGCATATTTTTTTGGCAGTGATTCTTTTCTTGTCGCTCGGCGTGGCGGTGTTTCTGGTGTCATTTGGCAAGCAGGTTTCCGACGAGGTTGCCAGCATGCGTTTTCCGAAAAGTTTCTTTGAACTCAAACTACGGGCTTTGGTTTTCGGATATCCGATGCGGAGGATGGTTCCGTCTCTCCTGGAACAGGATCGCAAGGTTGCCGTTTTCCTCGTTGCTATTGCAAAAAAAGAGAGTAATTGGGGAGTGAATGCGCCATGGAAGGACGGACGAGACTGCTTTAATTATTGGGGATATCGCGGACCGGAGAATGCAACGGATTCCGGATATAGCTGTTTCTCATCGCCACAGGAAGCGGTTTCCGTGGTGGGCTTGAGGCTGCGGACACTCATTGCGGATCAAGGACTTGATACGCCTCGGGAGTTGATTGTGTGGAAGCGAGGGTTTCTGAGTTCGCCGCTTGATGCGTCTGAGGAAAAGTGGGTTTCTGATGTTTCGTACTATGCTGGGAAGTTCTCGAGGTAG
- a CDS encoding FAD-dependent oxidoreductase produces MQTFSTKVLEISEIAEKTLAIKLEKPAGFSFEAGQYSVLSVPKLAAEDSRGANRCMSIASAPYEDHLLFAMRVSESGYKQTIAQLVPGDEMLVGAPIGHFTLLPGDSRPIAFLVGGIGITPARSILRQANHDGDSREFFLFYSNYRPEDTPFLDELKTFPNIQYHPVFTMTETDRSVCVWDADRGFICDDMLKKYLPEVSAPIYYLVGTPSFTKAMETLLAGYGIEKKDTKQDPFVGL; encoded by the coding sequence ATGCAAACATTTTCAACAAAGGTGCTCGAAATTTCGGAAATTGCAGAGAAAACGCTTGCGATAAAGCTTGAGAAGCCGGCAGGGTTTTCGTTTGAAGCGGGGCAATACAGCGTGCTTTCGGTTCCAAAACTGGCAGCGGAGGATTCGCGGGGTGCGAATCGCTGTATGTCAATTGCGTCGGCACCCTATGAAGATCATCTCCTCTTTGCTATGCGGGTATCTGAGAGTGGATACAAGCAAACAATCGCTCAGCTTGTCCCGGGTGACGAAATGCTGGTCGGCGCCCCGATTGGGCATTTCACACTTCTTCCTGGTGATTCGCGGCCGATTGCTTTTCTTGTTGGCGGTATCGGTATTACGCCGGCACGCAGTATTTTGCGGCAGGCGAACCACGATGGCGATTCGCGTGAATTTTTCCTTTTTTATTCGAATTATCGCCCTGAGGATACCCCATTTCTTGATGAATTGAAAACGTTTCCGAATATTCAGTATCACCCCGTATTCACCATGACGGAGACGGATCGGTCGGTTTGTGTGTGGGATGCCGATCGTGGATTCATTTGCGATGATATGCTCAAAAAATATCTTCCGGAGGTAAGCGCCCCGATCTATTACCTGGTAGGTACGCCGAGCTTTACGAAGGCGATGGAGACGCTACTTGCCGGGTATGGTATCGAGAAGAAGGACACCAAACAGGATCCGTTTGTCGGTCTGTAG
- a CDS encoding HU family DNA-binding protein has protein sequence MNKDMLTHAIVEKTDLSKRDVSAVIEAFVDVVTAELRAGNKVTVTGFGTFRVSKRAARVGINPQTKAKINIPAMTVPKFTAGKTLKDAVK, from the coding sequence ATTAACAAAGATATGCTGACGCATGCGATTGTCGAGAAGACGGATCTTTCAAAAAGAGATGTGAGCGCGGTGATCGAGGCGTTTGTGGATGTGGTAACAGCGGAATTGCGTGCTGGAAACAAGGTGACGGTTACGGGCTTCGGAACATTCCGCGTTTCAAAGCGCGCCGCTCGCGTGGGTATTAACCCGCAAACCAAAGCGAAGATCAATATCCCGGCAATGACGGTTCCCAAATTTACCGCTGGAAAGACTCTGAAGGATGCTGTGAAGTAG
- the rny gene encoding ribonuclease Y has product MSSDLTLVLLTMLTLSAGSVLGYFARQSIAKRQLSTAEGKAEQMTSDAAKRAENIVLEAKKKSVQILEETKQKEKDREDQILRLERRIESREEALDKRNSELERSQKAVEKRAEEVQAIRAEAEKTREEEMLRLQKIAGLSKEDAKNILFQLMEEENQDVIVKRMAKLQKEGEEEMERKAMSVMAQVIQRYSRSHVSEFTTTTVQLPSDDVKGKIIGKEGRNIRTLEKLTGVELIVDDTPETVLISGFDPVRRETAKIALEKLIADGRIHPARIEEVVEEAKKQVDENIREAGETAAYDAGVPGLHPKLLYILGRLRFRYSYKQNVLTHSLEVSAISGALASELGGNVAVAKKAGLLHDIGKAVDHEIEGTHVKIGIRILEKFGVAKEVAEAMRCHHDEFPHSSLESYIVTAADAISAARPGARKETAEKYIKRLEELEALINTFDEVERSYALSAGREVRIFVSPEKTNDLGAMKLAKDISKRIEEELKYPGEIRVIVFREMRAVEYAR; this is encoded by the coding sequence ATGTCCTCCGATCTTACGTTGGTACTTTTAACCATGCTGACGCTTTCCGCGGGCTCTGTCTTGGGTTATTTCGCGCGGCAGAGCATTGCTAAGCGACAGCTCTCGACCGCTGAAGGAAAGGCTGAACAAATGACGTCTGATGCCGCAAAGCGGGCGGAAAATATTGTGCTTGAGGCAAAGAAGAAGTCGGTGCAGATTCTTGAGGAAACGAAGCAGAAAGAAAAAGATCGGGAGGATCAGATACTCCGGTTGGAACGTCGTATTGAGTCGAGAGAAGAGGCCTTGGATAAGAGGAATTCCGAGCTGGAACGTTCTCAGAAGGCTGTGGAGAAGCGGGCGGAGGAGGTCCAGGCGATTCGTGCGGAGGCGGAGAAAACTCGCGAAGAGGAAATGCTTCGTCTGCAAAAAATAGCGGGACTCAGCAAAGAAGATGCGAAAAATATCCTCTTTCAGCTCATGGAGGAGGAGAATCAAGATGTGATTGTGAAGCGGATGGCGAAGCTTCAGAAAGAGGGCGAAGAGGAGATGGAGCGGAAGGCTATGTCCGTTATGGCGCAGGTCATTCAGCGGTATTCCCGTTCGCATGTATCGGAATTTACCACGACAACCGTGCAGCTTCCTTCAGATGATGTGAAGGGGAAAATCATTGGGAAGGAAGGGCGGAATATCAGGACGTTGGAAAAGCTAACGGGTGTGGAGCTTATTGTTGATGATACGCCTGAAACCGTGCTGATCTCCGGTTTTGATCCGGTACGTCGTGAAACGGCGAAAATTGCTCTTGAGAAACTTATTGCTGACGGACGTATTCATCCGGCGCGTATCGAAGAGGTGGTAGAGGAAGCCAAGAAACAAGTGGACGAAAATATTCGCGAGGCGGGGGAGACGGCAGCATATGATGCCGGTGTTCCCGGGCTTCATCCGAAGCTCCTCTATATTCTCGGACGGCTTCGTTTTCGCTATAGCTACAAGCAGAATGTTCTGACGCATTCGCTTGAGGTATCTGCGATTTCTGGCGCATTGGCGTCGGAGCTTGGTGGCAATGTAGCCGTGGCAAAGAAAGCGGGTCTTCTTCATGATATCGGTAAAGCGGTCGATCATGAGATTGAAGGAACGCATGTGAAGATCGGTATTCGCATCTTGGAAAAATTCGGCGTTGCAAAGGAAGTGGCTGAAGCAATGCGTTGTCATCATGATGAATTTCCGCACTCATCTCTCGAGTCATACATAGTAACGGCGGCCGATGCGATTTCCGCAGCTCGTCCCGGTGCGCGCAAAGAGACGGCGGAGAAATATATCAAACGACTGGAAGAACTCGAAGCGCTTATCAATACTTTTGACGAGGTGGAGCGTTCATATGCGCTTTCGGCCGGGCGAGAGGTGCGCATCTTTGTGAGTCCTGAGAAGACGAATGATCTTGGTGCTATGAAACTGGCAAAAGATATTTCCAAGCGCATTGAAGAGGAGCTGAAATATCCGGGGGAAATCCGCGTTATCGTGTTTCGTGAAATGCGTGCGGTAGAATATGCGCGGTAG
- a CDS encoding 2,3-bisphosphoglycerate-independent phosphoglycerate mutase codes for MYRPIVLIVLDGWGLSSSTQGNPIREATLPTIDKLNKYYPMTALQASGIAVGLPWNTPGNSEVGHMTIGSGRVIYQNLPRISLAVQDGSFFKNEAFANAMLRVKENGGALHIMGLVGEGSVHSNKDHLYMLLQMAAQNELKKVFVHAFTDGRDSPPTSGIRTLKEVMSRTEMLGVGTLASIGGRNWGMDRNNNWNRIEKAYQVFTEGTPATEDLLAYMEASYQKGVTDEYIEPVALSQGGAPVGLIHDGDSIIFFNYREDRAREMTKAFSVPDFDGFPRPKKLEVDFVTMTEYERNLPVHVAFAPEKVTNTLGEVLSKHGKAQLRIAETEKYAHVTYFFNGGVEKAWPGEERMLVPSPSVAHFDEVPEMSSAETTNKTMEAVQSGKYDFILLNYASPDMVGHTGNEQASIEAVESTDKCLSLLIPAVLQAGGALLITADHGNVEEVRNLKTGEKDTEHSKNPVPLWFVTANNHREKSAEEMVREETQIEGLLSDVAPTILELMDIEKPEEIHSQSLLHLFEKK; via the coding sequence ATGTACCGACCAATCGTACTCATCGTTCTCGACGGATGGGGCTTGAGCAGTAGCACTCAAGGAAACCCGATTCGCGAAGCCACACTCCCCACCATCGACAAGCTCAATAAATATTACCCCATGACTGCACTCCAGGCGTCTGGCATCGCCGTTGGGCTCCCCTGGAATACTCCGGGAAACAGCGAGGTCGGACACATGACTATCGGCTCGGGACGCGTCATCTACCAAAACCTCCCTCGGATATCGCTCGCCGTACAAGACGGATCGTTCTTCAAGAATGAAGCCTTCGCCAATGCCATGCTTCGCGTCAAAGAAAACGGTGGCGCACTCCACATCATGGGACTGGTCGGCGAAGGATCCGTCCATTCCAACAAAGATCATCTCTACATGCTCCTTCAAATGGCGGCACAGAACGAACTCAAGAAGGTATTCGTCCACGCTTTTACTGACGGACGCGACTCCCCGCCGACATCCGGCATACGTACGCTCAAAGAAGTCATGTCCCGAACTGAGATGCTGGGCGTCGGCACACTGGCAAGTATTGGCGGCCGAAACTGGGGCATGGACCGCAACAACAACTGGAACCGCATAGAAAAAGCCTATCAAGTCTTTACCGAAGGCACTCCTGCTACAGAAGATCTTCTTGCCTATATGGAGGCGTCGTATCAAAAAGGCGTCACCGACGAATACATCGAGCCCGTCGCACTCTCCCAAGGAGGCGCGCCTGTCGGACTTATCCATGACGGAGACTCAATTATTTTCTTCAACTACCGAGAAGACCGTGCCCGAGAGATGACCAAAGCATTTTCAGTGCCCGACTTCGATGGATTTCCACGCCCAAAAAAACTCGAGGTCGACTTCGTCACCATGACCGAATACGAACGAAATCTCCCCGTTCACGTTGCATTCGCTCCGGAAAAAGTCACCAATACGCTCGGAGAAGTGCTGAGTAAGCATGGAAAAGCACAGCTTCGCATTGCGGAAACTGAAAAGTACGCCCATGTCACCTATTTTTTTAATGGCGGCGTCGAAAAAGCCTGGCCGGGAGAAGAGCGAATGCTGGTGCCTTCTCCCTCAGTCGCTCATTTCGACGAAGTCCCCGAAATGAGTTCCGCCGAAACAACCAACAAGACCATGGAAGCCGTACAGTCGGGAAAATACGACTTCATTCTTCTCAACTACGCGAGTCCGGACATGGTAGGACACACCGGAAATGAGCAGGCCTCGATCGAAGCGGTTGAATCGACTGATAAATGCCTCTCACTCCTCATTCCCGCCGTACTCCAAGCAGGCGGGGCACTCCTTATTACTGCCGACCACGGCAATGTCGAAGAAGTCCGAAATCTCAAAACCGGAGAGAAAGACACGGAACATTCCAAGAATCCGGTTCCGCTCTGGTTTGTCACTGCCAACAACCACCGAGAAAAAAGCGCCGAGGAGATGGTACGGGAAGAAACGCAAATCGAAGGACTCCTCTCCGATGTCGCCCCCACCATTCTCGAGCTCATGGACATCGAAAAACCCGAAGAAATCCACAGCCAAAGCCTCCTCCACCTCTTCGAGAAGAAATGA
- a CDS encoding ATP-dependent Clp protease proteolytic subunit, producing the protein MNAEYFIPTVIEKTHSGERAYDIYSRLLKDRIVFVGTRIEDGMANALIAQLLFLESENSKEDIKMYINSPGGSVTSALAIYDTMQYVKPDVQTICVGMAASAAAILLASGASGKRMALPNAEVMIHQVLGGAEGQATDIDIHARHILATRDRLNTILSKHTKQKVSKIALDTERDHFMSAREALSYGIVDKVLDKKL; encoded by the coding sequence ATGAACGCTGAATATTTTATTCCGACTGTGATAGAGAAGACGCACTCTGGCGAACGGGCGTATGATATCTATTCGCGCCTCTTGAAAGACCGGATTGTATTTGTGGGGACGCGAATCGAGGATGGGATGGCAAATGCTCTTATTGCACAGCTCTTGTTTCTTGAGTCGGAAAATTCGAAAGAGGACATCAAGATGTATATCAACTCGCCAGGAGGATCGGTGACGTCGGCTTTGGCAATCTACGATACTATGCAGTACGTGAAGCCGGATGTGCAGACAATCTGCGTCGGCATGGCGGCGAGTGCTGCAGCGATACTCCTCGCATCGGGTGCTTCCGGCAAGCGTATGGCGCTTCCCAATGCCGAAGTAATGATTCACCAGGTGCTTGGTGGCGCTGAGGGGCAGGCGACGGATATTGATATTCATGCGCGGCATATTCTGGCGACGCGCGATCGGTTGAATACTATTCTCTCGAAACATACCAAACAGAAGGTATCGAAAATCGCGCTCGATACCGAACGCGACCATTTCATGAGCGCCCGCGAAGCGCTTTCTTATGGTATCGTGGATAAGGTGCTTGACAAGAAGTTGTGA
- the tig gene encoding trigger factor produces MQVDIKKLPKSEVEISVSLGWDEWKSAFDHASAEVAKSVKIPGFRAGKAPRNMIEQRVGKGAILAEAAEHALHESYEQVLQLHHIDAIGRPKAEIKKSEENGAFEYVITTAVMPELSLSGWEKGVKKANAEAEKKDLSVDEKDIDKELRAVAESRAKFVTVNREARSGDGVEIDFRVLQDGVPIENGVSRGHHMILGKGTFIPGFEEAIVGMKAGEEKVFDLTFPSEYHAAHLAGKPARFEVTMKVVEEREIPAIDDEFASSLGKFENLEALKKNIREGMFEEKKSALREERRGNIIEALVEASKAEIPDVLLAEERGKMLAEFELQLSHMNTSLDDFLAKSKKTREELEKDWTPQANRRALSALALEKIAADRELEPSAVEIEEEMNRVLQYYRSMKQVEKDVDLERLHAYSKGRLRNEKVLEFLEGLK; encoded by the coding sequence ATGCAGGTTGATATCAAGAAACTCCCGAAGTCGGAGGTGGAAATATCGGTGTCGCTCGGGTGGGATGAGTGGAAGTCGGCGTTTGATCATGCGTCTGCGGAGGTGGCAAAGAGTGTGAAGATCCCCGGGTTTCGTGCGGGGAAGGCGCCGAGAAACATGATCGAGCAAAGAGTGGGAAAGGGAGCGATCCTTGCGGAGGCGGCGGAACACGCGCTGCATGAGTCATATGAGCAGGTGTTGCAGTTGCACCATATCGATGCGATCGGACGGCCGAAAGCGGAGATTAAAAAGAGCGAGGAGAATGGCGCATTTGAATATGTCATCACGACGGCGGTGATGCCGGAGCTTTCACTTTCGGGCTGGGAGAAAGGAGTGAAAAAGGCAAATGCCGAGGCGGAGAAGAAAGATCTGTCTGTGGATGAGAAGGATATCGACAAGGAGTTGCGGGCGGTCGCTGAGAGTCGAGCGAAATTCGTGACAGTGAATCGCGAAGCTCGATCGGGTGACGGTGTTGAGATTGATTTCCGCGTTTTGCAAGACGGCGTGCCGATAGAGAATGGGGTGTCGCGCGGGCATCATATGATTCTCGGAAAGGGGACGTTTATTCCCGGGTTTGAAGAAGCGATCGTTGGTATGAAAGCCGGCGAAGAGAAAGTGTTTGACCTTACATTCCCATCGGAGTATCATGCGGCGCATTTGGCGGGAAAGCCGGCGCGTTTCGAGGTGACGATGAAGGTGGTTGAAGAGCGGGAAATTCCTGCGATTGACGATGAATTTGCATCGTCTCTCGGGAAATTCGAGAACCTCGAAGCTCTCAAAAAGAATATTCGAGAAGGAATGTTTGAAGAAAAGAAGTCTGCGTTGCGGGAGGAGCGTCGCGGCAATATTATCGAGGCACTCGTTGAAGCATCGAAGGCGGAAATTCCGGATGTGCTGCTTGCGGAAGAGCGTGGGAAAATGCTCGCCGAATTCGAATTGCAGCTCTCGCACATGAATACGAGTCTGGATGATTTTTTAGCGAAGTCGAAGAAGACGCGCGAGGAGTTGGAGAAGGATTGGACACCGCAGGCGAATCGCCGGGCGCTCTCGGCGCTTGCGCTTGAGAAGATCGCGGCTGATCGAGAGTTGGAGCCGTCTGCTGTGGAGATTGAGGAAGAAATGAACCGCGTGCTTCAGTATTACCGTTCTATGAAACAGGTTGAGAAAGATGTCGATCTTGAGCGGCTGCATGCCTACTCAAAAGGACGATTGAGAAATGAAAAGGTGCTGGAATTTTTGGAGGGGTTGAAATAG
- a CDS encoding inorganic diphosphatase — MNLWQDISYGEKAPETVNVIVECPKGSKNKYEIDKKTGLIKLDRAMKTSQDYPFDYGFVPQTLWEDGDALDVVLLSTYPLAPGILVDARVVGVMHMVDCGESDDKILAVPAKDPRWDMVKTLKDVNPHTLKEIRHFFETYKSIEDGKTVVIKGFEGKKEALVAVKKGIKMYEEKFGKNGK, encoded by the coding sequence ATGAACTTGTGGCAAGATATCTCATATGGGGAGAAGGCGCCGGAAACGGTGAATGTTATTGTAGAGTGCCCGAAGGGATCGAAGAATAAGTACGAAATCGACAAGAAAACGGGTCTGATCAAGCTCGACCGGGCCATGAAGACTTCACAGGACTACCCATTTGATTATGGCTTCGTGCCACAGACGCTCTGGGAAGACGGCGATGCGCTGGATGTGGTATTGCTCTCAACGTATCCTTTGGCGCCGGGCATCTTGGTGGATGCGCGGGTTGTCGGCGTGATGCATATGGTGGATTGCGGCGAGAGCGATGACAAAATCCTTGCGGTGCCCGCAAAGGATCCGCGCTGGGATATGGTGAAAACCTTGAAGGATGTGAATCCGCATACGCTCAAGGAGATACGGCACTTTTTTGAAACCTATAAGTCTATCGAGGATGGAAAGACGGTGGTTATCAAAGGCTTCGAAGGAAAGAAGGAAGCGCTGGTCGCTGTGAAGAAAGGCATCAAGATGTATGAGGAGAAGTTTGGGAAGAATGGAAAGTAA
- the nusA gene encoding transcription termination/antitermination protein NusA, whose product MLDVDIEQEEDVEEKIPGQSGSIRLGEFGSAVLQLAEEKGISEEKVIEVVEAALAAAYKKDYGKRGQVIRAEFDKVTKSAKYFLEKEVVDETMREFVEDEPEEVEIVPEKKGKKSSAVEITESIPGDEDENRLPRFNAERDMTLDEARAIKPDAALGETIDIPLEEQQEFGRVAAQTAKQVIIQRIREAERESMFAEYKSKEGTIVNGTIQRIDGRIVFVDLGKSVGALFPSEQMEGENYRIGQRIKVYILRVEADAKGPGITLSRAHAEMVRHLFTLEVPEIFAGTVQIKGVAREAGSRTKIAVFTAEEGVDPIGSCVGQKGTRVQAVIDELGGEKIDIIEWNEDVRKFIKAALSPAKVTKVDLDEETKTAVVHVPEDQLSLAIGRKGQNVRLASKLTGLRIDIAGSGTKKSGDGDVEAEGAVESDVASEDDSIKESPAEVSEEITEPVEEVSEPIIGDEEEKK is encoded by the coding sequence ATGCTGGATGTTGATATCGAGCAGGAAGAAGATGTTGAAGAAAAGATTCCCGGGCAGTCGGGGTCTATTCGGCTTGGGGAATTTGGGAGTGCGGTTTTGCAGCTTGCCGAGGAGAAGGGCATTTCCGAAGAAAAAGTGATCGAGGTAGTGGAAGCGGCCTTGGCTGCGGCGTATAAGAAAGACTATGGCAAGCGTGGGCAGGTGATTCGTGCGGAGTTCGACAAAGTGACGAAATCGGCGAAATATTTCCTTGAGAAGGAAGTGGTTGATGAGACGATGCGGGAGTTTGTCGAGGATGAACCGGAGGAGGTAGAAATAGTTCCGGAGAAAAAGGGCAAGAAATCATCAGCCGTTGAGATAACCGAGTCGATTCCCGGTGATGAAGACGAGAACCGCTTGCCGCGATTCAATGCGGAGCGGGATATGACGCTTGATGAAGCGCGTGCGATAAAGCCGGATGCGGCGCTTGGCGAGACGATCGATATTCCGCTCGAGGAGCAACAGGAATTTGGCCGGGTGGCGGCGCAGACAGCGAAGCAGGTGATCATACAGCGCATACGCGAGGCGGAGCGCGAGAGTATGTTTGCTGAGTACAAGAGCAAAGAAGGAACGATTGTGAATGGAACAATCCAGCGTATCGATGGTCGGATTGTGTTTGTCGATCTCGGGAAATCAGTGGGGGCACTCTTTCCGTCGGAGCAAATGGAAGGCGAGAACTACCGTATCGGGCAGCGTATCAAAGTGTATATTCTCCGTGTCGAGGCGGATGCAAAGGGACCGGGCATTACGCTCTCTCGTGCACATGCGGAAATGGTGCGCCATCTCTTTACGCTTGAGGTGCCGGAAATATTTGCGGGGACAGTTCAGATTAAGGGCGTTGCTCGCGAGGCGGGTTCGCGTACCAAGATCGCGGTTTTCACCGCGGAAGAGGGTGTTGATCCGATCGGATCGTGCGTGGGACAGAAGGGGACGCGCGTGCAGGCTGTGATCGATGAGCTTGGCGGCGAAAAAATCGACATTATCGAGTGGAACGAGGACGTGCGCAAGTTTATCAAGGCGGCGCTCAGTCCGGCAAAAGTGACGAAAGTCGATCTTGATGAAGAGACAAAGACGGCGGTGGTGCACGTGCCGGAAGATCAGCTCTCGCTTGCTATCGGTCGCAAGGGACAGAACGTGCGATTGGCGTCGAAGCTTACCGGACTTCGCATTGATATCGCCGGAAGCGGTACGAAGAAAAGTGGTGATGGCGATGTTGAAGCCGAAGGCGCAGTCGAAAGTGATGTGGCATCGGAAGATGACTCGATCAAGGAGTCTCCAGCGGAAGTGTCTGAAGAAATTACCGAGCCTGTCGAGGAGGTGTCGGAGCCGATTATTGGAGATGAGGAGGAGAAGAAATAG
- a CDS encoding GIY-YIG nuclease family protein: MKSPCVYMLASKRNGTLYIGVTSNLQGRVWQHKNKVVPGFTEKYDANILVYYEQGESVIGAIQREKQLKKWNRLWKIRLIEEKNPKWRDLYDEL, encoded by the coding sequence ATGAAATCTCCCTGTGTGTACATGCTGGCAAGTAAGAGAAATGGGACCTTGTATATCGGCGTCACTTCCAATTTGCAAGGAAGAGTTTGGCAGCATAAAAACAAAGTAGTTCCCGGGTTTACGGAAAAATACGATGCGAATATTTTGGTGTATTATGAACAAGGAGAAAGTGTTATTGGCGCTATTCAAAGAGAGAAACAGTTGAAAAAGTGGAATCGTCTGTGGAAAATCCGACTTATTGAAGAAAAAAATCCGAAGTGGAGAGATTTATACGATGAATTGTGA
- a CDS encoding AzlD domain-containing protein — translation MILLKKFVPFFPELFGGFLLLVFFLISSPTFAASCTFSDSSTGKSYSGECRTNTAGCNTDELSKDDSTGACSTGGVGLWDCCIPNTTTFYCGTSGEGTCKDACVSSDTAVSGSDSQCASLTITKGKCCKSTSAMTTCSGKDSSGTTQSGTCSTTSTCLSGTALTGATGCTGSVACCYTAVAGESCDMSKCSTTACEQGNNNSFCAAECKSHYGTSGEYYYCENTTGGSGSYCSGSQNAGIVPCGRSCDDPTTPDDETAICTLCHLFLLMKNITSWIFTVMTYIAFAVLVAMGIFYIISAGNTQMIGIAKSGIKAALYGFAIVLLGWVAINVILMVLADGALGTDTATFSFKTNGSWFTYSCDAKSKYTRTGVNGASSGSETSTGSGGNLNCKDGKCANKQDVSSATKSNASNVEADIVMAIIDAGEGCNKSLSTDGYGSCGYSQALPAIRAKCGITGSASESCTKIQNDVQLDVNCAAWLIKDNAGRCGMDIRNVASCYNSGKPNNCARTTNRYCDRVETYYKSCKS, via the coding sequence ATGATTCTCTTGAAAAAATTCGTACCATTTTTTCCTGAATTGTTTGGAGGGTTTTTGCTTCTCGTTTTCTTTTTGATATCCTCGCCTACATTTGCGGCGAGTTGCACATTCAGTGATTCTTCGACCGGGAAGTCGTATTCAGGCGAATGCCGGACGAATACCGCGGGATGCAATACTGATGAACTTTCGAAAGATGATTCGACGGGTGCCTGTTCGACGGGCGGCGTTGGATTGTGGGATTGTTGTATTCCGAATACGACAACGTTTTATTGTGGCACAAGTGGAGAGGGAACGTGTAAAGATGCTTGCGTAAGCAGTGATACGGCGGTATCCGGAAGCGATTCGCAGTGTGCATCTCTCACGATAACAAAGGGAAAGTGCTGCAAGTCAACCTCTGCTATGACGACGTGCTCCGGAAAGGATTCGAGTGGAACAACGCAGTCGGGGACATGCTCGACAACTTCGACATGCTTGAGTGGGACAGCCTTGACAGGTGCAACGGGATGCACTGGCAGTGTGGCATGTTGCTATACGGCGGTAGCTGGGGAATCGTGCGATATGTCAAAGTGTTCAACAACGGCGTGTGAGCAAGGTAATAACAACTCATTCTGTGCAGCAGAATGCAAATCTCATTATGGGACATCAGGAGAGTACTATTATTGTGAAAATACTACTGGTGGGAGCGGGAGTTATTGTTCGGGATCTCAGAATGCGGGGATAGTTCCGTGTGGACGGTCTTGCGACGACCCAACGACACCTGATGACGAAACGGCGATTTGCACTCTGTGCCACCTGTTTTTGCTCATGAAGAATATCACGAGTTGGATTTTTACCGTGATGACCTATATCGCCTTTGCGGTACTGGTGGCGATGGGCATTTTCTATATTATTTCCGCAGGGAATACTCAGATGATCGGTATTGCCAAAAGCGGTATCAAAGCGGCGCTCTACGGATTTGCCATCGTGCTCCTGGGGTGGGTAGCGATCAATGTGATCCTTATGGTTTTGGCGGACGGCGCACTTGGGACGGATACGGCGACGTTTTCTTTTAAAACAAACGGATCGTGGTTTACGTATAGTTGTGACGCGAAATCAAAATATACACGAACGGGGGTAAACGGAGCATCTAGTGGAAGCGAGACGTCGACCGGTTCTGGTGGGAACTTGAATTGCAAGGATGGAAAGTGTGCGAATAAGCAAGATGTATCAAGTGCAACAAAAAGCAATGCTTCCAACGTGGAGGCGGATATTGTAATGGCAATCATTGATGCGGGTGAGGGTTGTAACAAAAGTCTTTCTACTGATGGGTATGGTTCCTGTGGCTATTCGCAGGCACTTCCTGCTATTCGTGCGAAATGTGGAATTACCGGATCGGCGTCGGAGTCATGCACGAAGATTCAAAATGATGTGCAGCTGGATGTTAACTGTGCAGCATGGCTTATAAAAGATAATGCTGGTCGGTGTGGAATGGATATTCGTAATGTCGCCTCGTGTTATAATAGCGGTAAACCGAATAACTGTGCCCGTACAACAAATCGCTACTGTGATCGTGTGGAAACATATTATAAGAGCTGTAAGTCTTGA